A window of Candidatus Nitrospira allomarina genomic DNA:
GGACACGACCTCTTATCCTCCTTCTCCACCTCCCGCAGAGATGATGCCGTACTCTCTGGCTGAGCCCCCTGATACCTCTTCCTTGTCTTCTCCTTATGAGGCCCCGCCCCTTGAAGGACCGGCAGAGATTGAAGGGGTTTCCGAGCCAGTGGCCGCTTCTGAGGGGCCCGTTGGATTATCCGATGTATTACATAAAATGAAAGAAGCGACGACCCGAACCGTTCAAGCTGCTAGTGCCCCTGGTTCCAAGCTATCGGGTGGTAAAGAAGAAGACCAGACCGTTCGAGTTGAAACCAAACGCTTGGACCATGTCATGAATCTGGTGGGAGAACTGGTGTTGAATCGGAATCGTCTTATGAAGCTGGGGAATGGCCTGGAAGAGCAAGATGAGAACAATCCTGCTCTCCGGGAATTAAACATGACGTTGGCGCAACTCAATCTGGTGACCTCCGATTTGCAATTGGCGGTGATGAAAACGCGGATGGTTCCTATTCGCAAGGTGTTTTCACGTTTCCCAAGGTTGGTCCGGGATTTGGCCGGTAAATTAGGTAAGCAAGTGCGCTTGGAATTAGTGGGAGAAGATACGGAAGTCGATAAGTCCGTGGCCGACGAATTAAGTGATCCATTGGTCCATCTGGTAAGAAATTCTATGGACCATGGTTTGGAAACGGCCGCCGACCGGAAACAACACGGGAAAAGCCCTGAAGGGTATGTGCGATTGTCGGCCCAGCAGGAAGGTAACAGTATTGTGATTCGGGTTGAAGACAATGGGCGGGGGTTACAAGTTGAGAGAATTGCTGAAAAAGCCCTGGAGAAAGGGCTGGTGGCTCAATCCGAACTGGATTCCATGAGTCCCCGGGAAATCATGAATTTAATTTTTCTTCCAGGGTTTAGTACGGCGGACCAGGTGAGTGATGTGTCGGGTCGTGGCGTGGGCATGGATGTGGTTCGAACCAATATTAGCCGGATGAATGGAAGTTTGGAGTTAGATTCGGATCCGGGCCAAGGGAGTCGCGTGACGATCAAGCTTCCCTTGACCGTGGCCATCATTCAAGCCCTAATGGTTGAGGTGGAATGTGCCACATTTGCGATCCCGCTGGCTTCCGTGGTTGAGGCCGTCAAAGTCACCAAAGATGAAATTAAAAGTATCAATCGACAGGCGGTGTTGAACCTCCGTGAACGGATTCTTCCGCTCCTGGATCTTGGCGAAACGTTTCACATTCCTAGGGACCGGACTGATAATGAGTGCTATGTAGTAGTCGTGAAGATCGGAGAACAACAGTTTGGAGTTGTGGTGAATCGATTGCGGGCCCAAGAGGAGGTCGTGATTAAGTCGTTGGGTGAATTTTTGGCAAACGTGAAATGCGTGGCGGGAGCCACCATCACCGGGGATGGCAAAGTGGTGTTGATTTTGGATATGGCCGATTTAGTAAAGGAAGTGCAGGCGGCAACGTATACCGGTATGCGCTAATCCGGCAAGCGTGAATTGGATCTGAGTGGGGAGGGAATTATGGTAGACGCACCGGTCGCGACACAAAGATGAAGGTTTGACGAATGGTAACTCCTGTGCTGAGAGGAAGACTGAGGAGACTGTAATGGCCA
This region includes:
- a CDS encoding chemotaxis protein CheA, with product MNDEMKEILNDFLAESSEMLEALDQHFVKLETEPSNTELLNEIFRCMHSMKGSAGFLGFTHLVEVAHQAESLLNKLRQGEMKVSPFIIDIILEAVDAVKMLQSDIRETGGDSHVETQGIVNKLALTMDSADDLMLSVSPPKKAGMDTTSYPPSPPPAEMMPYSLAEPPDTSSLSSPYEAPPLEGPAEIEGVSEPVAASEGPVGLSDVLHKMKEATTRTVQAASAPGSKLSGGKEEDQTVRVETKRLDHVMNLVGELVLNRNRLMKLGNGLEEQDENNPALRELNMTLAQLNLVTSDLQLAVMKTRMVPIRKVFSRFPRLVRDLAGKLGKQVRLELVGEDTEVDKSVADELSDPLVHLVRNSMDHGLETAADRKQHGKSPEGYVRLSAQQEGNSIVIRVEDNGRGLQVERIAEKALEKGLVAQSELDSMSPREIMNLIFLPGFSTADQVSDVSGRGVGMDVVRTNISRMNGSLELDSDPGQGSRVTIKLPLTVAIIQALMVEVECATFAIPLASVVEAVKVTKDEIKSINRQAVLNLRERILPLLDLGETFHIPRDRTDNECYVVVVKIGEQQFGVVVNRLRAQEEVVIKSLGEFLANVKCVAGATITGDGKVVLILDMADLVKEVQAATYTGMR